Proteins encoded in a region of the Gammaproteobacteria bacterium genome:
- a CDS encoding class I SAM-dependent methyltransferase, with translation MSHTTVAIIATHPARQPEADMLAHHLALPCGESPQFNLEFTGDRLQLCLNAVAAPGPIYVDFVGGKAAHRRHFGGGRNQPMVRAVGLKPGINPHIFDATAGLGRDSFVFASLGCQVTMVEQNPLIAALLEDGLQRGQGTLPEICQRMTLVNMDSVEYLQHCSETPDVIYLDPMYPHRDKSALVKKEMRLFQLLLGEPVDSRDLMVAALNCARKRVVVKRPKGAERISKHLPTMSINSKNTRYDVYVIAAMHTK, from the coding sequence ATGTCTCACACTACTGTTGCTATTATCGCTACTCATCCAGCACGTCAGCCAGAGGCGGATATGCTTGCCCATCATTTGGCGCTGCCTTGTGGCGAGTCGCCACAATTTAATTTGGAGTTTACGGGTGACCGGTTGCAGCTGTGCCTTAATGCGGTGGCGGCTCCCGGCCCCATCTATGTCGACTTTGTGGGGGGTAAAGCGGCTCATCGCCGCCACTTTGGTGGTGGACGTAACCAGCCCATGGTGAGGGCTGTGGGGTTAAAGCCGGGTATAAACCCACACATTTTCGATGCGACGGCGGGGCTGGGGCGGGATAGCTTTGTCTTCGCCAGTCTGGGTTGCCAAGTGACGATGGTAGAGCAAAATCCGCTCATCGCCGCACTGCTTGAAGATGGTTTACAGCGAGGTCAGGGCACCCTGCCCGAAATCTGCCAGCGGATGACGCTGGTTAATATGGATAGCGTAGAGTACCTACAGCACTGCAGTGAAACCCCTGATGTGATCTATCTTGACCCGATGTACCCGCATCGGGATAAATCGGCTTTGGTAAAAAAAGAGATGCGCCTGTTTCAGCTGCTGCTCGGGGAGCCAGTAGATAGTCGTGATCTAATGGTGGCAGCGCTAAATTGTGCCAGAAAACGCGTGGTGGTAAAGCGCCCCAAGGGGGCCGAACGGATATCAAAGCATTTACCGACCATGAGCATTAACAGTAAAAATACCCGCTATGATGTTTATGTTATTGCGGCAATGCACACAAAATAG
- the sbcB gene encoding exodeoxyribonuclease I — MSKKTFYWYDYESFGLSPMNDRLAQFGGVRTDEDLNIIGDPLMIYCKPANDFFPSPSSCLITGITPPMALEAGLPEVEFIRLINEQFSEPNTCVLGYNNLRFDDEFTRYTLYRNLMDPYAREWQNGCSRWDLLDVVRMTRALRPEGIEWPTTEEGRPSVRLEDLTAANGIAHESAHDALSDVYATIAMAKLIKEKQPKLFEYVYNNRNKRKLSKLLDLREQKPVIHVSGMYPVEKGNMAIVVPIAEHPTNKNGVVVYDLSVDPADLINLSAKKIHQRLFTRSDELPEGVERIPLKTVHINKCPVIAPFMSLDGKAAKKYGIDLNLCRQNLAVLQEAKGLAKKVQQVLSESQFEKRTDPDQMLYGGGFFSPDDKSRMAQIHTMTPQELVGYEPPFDDSRLPEMLFRMRARNYLDTLTEEEQARWQTFRLSRLDLASYLAELNELRATPEYGDSEKAILDTLKEYARELVEG; from the coding sequence ATGAGCAAAAAAACATTCTATTGGTACGACTACGAATCCTTTGGCCTCAGCCCAATGAATGACCGCCTTGCACAATTTGGCGGGGTGCGTACCGATGAGGATCTCAATATTATTGGCGATCCATTAATGATCTATTGTAAGCCTGCCAATGATTTTTTCCCCAGCCCCAGCTCCTGCTTAATCACTGGTATCACACCACCCATGGCACTTGAAGCCGGGTTGCCTGAGGTTGAGTTTATCCGCCTGATCAATGAGCAGTTTAGCGAGCCTAATACCTGCGTGCTGGGTTATAACAACCTGCGCTTTGATGATGAGTTTACCCGTTATACGCTCTACCGCAACCTAATGGACCCCTACGCACGGGAGTGGCAAAATGGCTGTAGCCGCTGGGACCTTTTAGATGTGGTACGCATGACCCGCGCATTGCGCCCTGAAGGCATTGAGTGGCCCACCACCGAAGAGGGCCGGCCCTCGGTCCGACTAGAAGACCTTACCGCAGCAAATGGTATCGCACATGAATCGGCTCACGATGCGCTCTCTGATGTCTACGCCACCATCGCCATGGCCAAGCTCATTAAAGAGAAACAGCCCAAGCTGTTCGAATACGTATACAACAACCGTAACAAGCGCAAATTGAGCAAGCTGCTTGATTTACGTGAGCAGAAGCCGGTAATTCATGTTTCGGGCATGTACCCGGTAGAGAAAGGAAATATGGCCATAGTGGTGCCGATTGCCGAGCACCCCACCAACAAAAATGGCGTGGTGGTGTACGATCTAAGCGTTGACCCGGCTGATTTAATCAACCTCAGTGCGAAGAAGATCCACCAGCGCCTCTTTACTCGCAGTGATGAGTTACCCGAGGGGGTTGAGCGCATCCCACTAAAAACGGTACATATAAACAAATGCCCGGTGATTGCCCCATTTATGTCCCTCGATGGCAAGGCGGCCAAAAAGTATGGCATCGACCTTAACCTCTGCCGCCAAAACCTGGCCGTTCTGCAAGAGGCAAAAGGACTCGCCAAGAAAGTGCAGCAGGTGCTCTCGGAGAGCCAGTTCGAAAAACGAACCGACCCCGACCAGATGCTCTATGGGGGCGGTTTTTTTAGCCCGGACGATAAGTCCCGCATGGCACAGATCCATACCATGACCCCGCAAGAGCTGGTAGGCTATGAGCCACCTTTTGATGATAGCCGCCTGCCCGAAATGCTGTTTCGCATGCGTGCTCGCAACTACCTCGACACCTTGACCGAAGAGGAGCAGGCACGCTGGCAAACATTCCGCCTGAGTCGCCTTGATCTAGCCAGCTATCTGGCTGAGCTAAATGAACTGCGCGCCACCCCTGAATACGGTGACAGCGAAAAAGCCATACTGGATACATTAAAAGAGTATGCCCGCGAACTTGTAGAGGGGTAG
- a CDS encoding methyl-accepting chemotaxis protein: MDQLFKPVTALFERLSLRQKLIFIVSLTVLPLASALLYLIPTLEPALQFDLTLLVIITLSITLYLIFAYHHYQLHTIRRLTKGETACYKENEFNPIFSAFHQQRVAVERLDEKSKSASEELHSAALDLAKMNGHSTEMMTIQQTSVASILNEMEQLSGNIDTISGLADEADSTSKMLDTYATEGDDIVKTMATEIQTASHSINQSTEQINGLLSRSQEISSIIDTINDIANQTNLLALNAAIEAARAGEHGRGFSVVSDEVRQLAQRSQQAASKVNQQISAIQQDVQNVSNGMEQIINAINNSVGLSDSTHNALQSIKQGAKSTVAAMENISLAIHQQNSSSSEISINIEKINQMAQQTTEVIQEASETAGYLVKLSRSQEKSPC, encoded by the coding sequence ATGGATCAATTATTCAAACCCGTCACCGCTCTTTTTGAACGACTCTCACTACGCCAAAAACTGATTTTTATCGTATCACTTACCGTACTGCCCTTAGCCTCTGCGCTGCTCTATCTTATCCCGACGCTTGAACCCGCACTGCAATTTGACCTGACACTCCTTGTCATCATAACGCTGAGCATCACCCTCTACCTGATTTTTGCTTATCACCACTATCAGCTACACACTATACGCCGCCTGACAAAGGGGGAGACCGCTTGCTATAAAGAGAATGAGTTTAACCCCATATTCAGCGCATTTCATCAGCAGCGGGTTGCGGTTGAACGCTTGGACGAAAAGAGTAAAAGCGCCAGCGAAGAGCTACACAGTGCGGCACTTGATTTAGCAAAAATGAATGGGCACTCGACTGAAATGATGACCATTCAACAGACTTCGGTGGCTAGCATTTTAAATGAGATGGAGCAGTTAAGCGGTAATATCGATACCATCTCGGGGCTTGCTGACGAAGCCGACAGCACCTCAAAAATGTTGGACACCTATGCGACTGAAGGTGATGACATTGTTAAAACCATGGCGACCGAAATCCAGACGGCCTCTCATTCAATTAATCAATCAACCGAACAGATCAACGGCCTGCTATCACGCTCGCAAGAGATCAGCTCAATCATCGACACCATCAATGATATAGCAAACCAGACTAACCTGCTGGCACTGAATGCAGCCATCGAAGCAGCTCGTGCAGGTGAACATGGCCGTGGCTTCTCTGTGGTTTCTGATGAAGTAAGGCAGTTGGCGCAACGCTCCCAGCAGGCGGCCTCCAAAGTTAATCAACAAATATCCGCTATTCAACAAGATGTGCAGAATGTCAGCAACGGTATGGAGCAGATCATCAACGCCATCAATAACAGTGTTGGGCTCTCTGATTCGACCCACAACGCCCTTCAGTCAATTAAACAAGGGGCGAAATCCACCGTTGCGGCAATGGAAAATATCAGCCTGGCAATTCACCAGCAGAATAGCAGCAGTAGCGAAATCTCCATCAATATCGAAAAAATAAATCAGATGGCTCAACAGACCACCGAAGTGATCCAAGAGGCATCCGAAACAGCCGGCTATCTGGTCAAGTTATCCCGTTCACAAGAGAAGTCACCATGCTGA
- a CDS encoding HPP family protein: MSKLLKIFEKLAGERRGRVRHVEILIATVAALTALLMVGWISRSVAGDQAGLYLMASMGASAVLIFAVPATQMARPWAFCCGHFVSAFVGVSCSLLIGDLVLAAALAVSISIFLMSYLRCLHPPGGAAAMIPIVSGESVTAMGYSFLLIPVGINVLVMLLFSLAYFRWMAQREKRFMAQRSK; this comes from the coding sequence GTGTCAAAATTACTCAAAATATTTGAGAAGCTCGCGGGCGAGCGGCGGGGCCGAGTGCGTCACGTTGAGATTCTGATCGCAACGGTGGCGGCGTTAACTGCACTTTTGATGGTGGGGTGGATTAGTCGCTCGGTTGCGGGTGATCAGGCTGGCCTCTATTTAATGGCCTCAATGGGCGCATCAGCGGTATTGATTTTTGCTGTGCCTGCTACTCAAATGGCAAGGCCGTGGGCCTTCTGTTGCGGGCACTTTGTCTCTGCCTTTGTGGGTGTGAGTTGTAGTTTGTTGATAGGGGATCTGGTTTTAGCGGCGGCACTCGCGGTCTCGATCTCTATCTTTTTGATGAGCTACCTGCGTTGCCTGCATCCGCCGGGTGGCGCTGCGGCAATGATTCCTATTGTTAGTGGCGAGTCAGTTACTGCAATGGGCTACAGTTTTCTACTTATCCCTGTTGGCATTAATGTATTGGTGATGCTGCTGTTTTCACTGGCTTACTTTCGCTGGATGGCACAGCGGGAGAAGCGGTTTATGGCGCAGCGATCCAAGTAG
- a CDS encoding PaaI family thioesterase, translated as MSQHAAQRLESYPPFKSMNIKVLELSEQWQRVRILLPREPQNLNPGGTLFGGAMASLADPIAALACANGFPDYTVWTKRLQLDFLRPGSEDLVLQFDFPEPLRQQIAAALAEKGSHTPHFGYGFYRTDGTHCCQISCEVAIRPADPSSQRLGFRNRESR; from the coding sequence GTGTCACAACACGCCGCACAACGCCTGGAAAGCTATCCACCGTTTAAATCGATGAATATAAAAGTGTTGGAACTGAGCGAACAGTGGCAGCGGGTACGTATTTTGCTGCCGCGGGAGCCACAAAACCTTAATCCCGGTGGCACCCTGTTTGGCGGTGCCATGGCCTCCCTGGCGGATCCGATTGCGGCACTGGCTTGTGCCAACGGCTTCCCAGATTACACGGTGTGGACAAAGCGTTTGCAGCTGGATTTTTTACGCCCAGGCAGTGAGGATCTAGTTTTACAATTCGATTTTCCCGAACCGCTACGGCAACAGATAGCAGCCGCACTGGCCGAAAAGGGCAGTCATACCCCACACTTTGGTTACGGCTTTTATCGAACAGATGGCACCCATTGCTGTCAGATTAGCTGTGAAGTCGCGATCCGCCCAGCCGACCCCAGCAGCCAGCGCCTTGGCTTCAGAAACAGAGAGTCTAGATAA
- a CDS encoding DUF3015 domain-containing protein — protein MKKTILAGVMALAMAPMASQAETGAGCGLGSMLLEGQQGLVFNVLAATVNGTSGNQTFGMTSGTLGCDGEGTVTFAAAGEYLDANMEQVARGMATGEGEAMDTLASLMGVSAADKAAFVQVSKANFSVIFSKENVTSADVMSSLTQAMAADQSLSKYIS, from the coding sequence ATGAAAAAGACAATTCTGGCGGGCGTAATGGCCTTGGCAATGGCTCCAATGGCATCTCAAGCTGAAACAGGTGCAGGTTGTGGTCTGGGTTCAATGTTATTGGAAGGTCAGCAGGGGCTGGTTTTTAATGTACTGGCAGCAACTGTCAACGGTACATCGGGCAATCAAACCTTCGGTATGACTTCTGGCACCTTGGGTTGTGATGGCGAAGGTACGGTCACTTTCGCAGCGGCGGGTGAATATCTGGATGCCAATATGGAGCAGGTTGCTCGCGGTATGGCAACGGGTGAAGGTGAAGCGATGGATACGTTGGCAAGTCTGATGGGTGTTTCAGCAGCAGATAAAGCTGCTTTTGTTCAAGTTTCTAAAGCTAATTTCTCAGTTATTTTTAGCAAAGAGAATGTAACCAGTGCTGATGTGATGTCATCACTGACTCAAGCTATGGCAGCTGATCAGTCGCTATCAAAGTATATCTCTTAA